A single window of Micrococcaceae bacterium Sec5.1 DNA harbors:
- a CDS encoding SDR family oxidoreductase, translated as MTFEEKVVVVTGAARGIGLATVQLASRLGARLAVCDVDAAAIDKAVTAIKSDGGEAVGIVGDVSSRAKVKENVDEIMDSFGRIDVLVNNAATQVVTPARELSEEHWRRELDVCLTGAFFWSQAVATSSMIPRLDGSIVNVGSGASLAAMPNSVSYVAAKHGVVGLTKGLAVDWAQYSIRVNCVCPGFTWTDLAKSVVEANPEMMRQRVDRIPLGNGAQPEDVARAIIFLASAQEAGAISGAVLPVDGGTLALSSGYSPPRDDQ; from the coding sequence ATGACCTTCGAGGAAAAGGTTGTGGTCGTTACTGGTGCAGCTCGGGGGATTGGTCTTGCTACCGTTCAGCTAGCCTCCCGATTGGGTGCCCGGCTTGCCGTTTGTGATGTCGATGCCGCAGCGATCGATAAGGCGGTCACCGCGATAAAGTCAGACGGCGGCGAGGCTGTGGGGATCGTGGGAGACGTTAGCTCACGGGCAAAGGTCAAGGAAAATGTCGATGAGATCATGGATTCCTTCGGCCGAATAGACGTTCTCGTGAACAATGCGGCCACTCAAGTGGTTACACCTGCGCGCGAATTGTCGGAAGAGCACTGGCGGCGCGAGCTGGATGTCTGCTTGACCGGAGCGTTTTTCTGGTCCCAGGCAGTGGCGACGTCTTCCATGATTCCCCGCCTCGATGGCTCCATTGTAAATGTGGGCTCCGGGGCAAGCCTCGCTGCAATGCCCAACAGTGTCTCGTACGTCGCAGCTAAGCACGGAGTGGTGGGGCTTACAAAGGGATTGGCGGTCGATTGGGCCCAGTACAGCATCCGCGTAAACTGCGTATGCCCTGGCTTTACGTGGACAGATCTAGCCAAGAGTGTCGTCGAGGCAAATCCGGAAATGATGAGACAGCGGGTGGACCGGATTCCGCTCGGCAACGGAGCCCAGCCCGAGGACGTAGCCCGCGCGATCATCTTCTTGGCTTCGGCCCAGGAAGCAGGGGCCATTAGCGGAGCGGTACTGCCCGTAGACGGGGGGACGTTGGCGCTCTCCTCCGGTTATTCACCTCCACGGGATGATCAGTAA
- a CDS encoding helix-turn-helix transcriptional regulator, with translation MENRAEVREFLISRRAQVSPERVGLPAGRNRRVNGLRRSEVATLAGLSVDYYTRMERGAISGASSQVLESIAKALCLDDAERAHLFDLAHAASPIARPQRRRSSKTYAPHQSLQWALDAITAGPAFVRNGRMDLLAVNPLARAFYKDCFDMPGQPPNIARFTFLAERAYDFYPDWDAFAEVTVSILRTEAARDPHNKELHDLIGELGTRSEEFRKLWGAHNVRHHGTGIKTFNHPIVGEMTLAFEGLEMTAEPGLTLTIYTAEPGSPSAERMQLLASWAASEYRTVVQPASERTRKDG, from the coding sequence ATGGAAAATCGAGCCGAAGTACGCGAATTCCTGATTTCCCGCCGCGCCCAGGTCTCACCGGAGCGGGTCGGACTGCCTGCAGGGAGGAACCGTCGTGTCAATGGCCTGCGTCGTAGCGAGGTAGCCACCCTGGCCGGATTGAGCGTGGACTACTACACCCGCATGGAGCGCGGAGCAATCAGCGGAGCCTCCTCACAGGTGCTGGAAAGCATCGCCAAGGCCCTGTGTCTGGACGACGCCGAGCGGGCCCACCTGTTCGACCTTGCCCACGCCGCCAGCCCCATTGCACGGCCTCAGCGCCGACGGAGCTCGAAAACCTATGCGCCGCATCAGAGCCTGCAGTGGGCGCTCGATGCGATCACGGCCGGTCCGGCATTCGTTCGAAATGGCCGGATGGACCTGCTGGCGGTCAACCCTTTGGCACGCGCGTTCTACAAGGACTGCTTCGACATGCCCGGTCAACCGCCGAACATAGCCCGTTTCACCTTCCTGGCAGAACGTGCTTACGACTTCTACCCCGACTGGGACGCTTTCGCGGAGGTGACGGTCTCCATTCTGCGCACAGAGGCCGCCCGGGACCCGCACAACAAGGAGCTTCACGACCTCATCGGTGAGCTCGGCACCCGAAGCGAGGAGTTCCGGAAGCTGTGGGGTGCGCACAACGTCCGCCACCACGGCACTGGAATTAAGACGTTCAACCATCCCATCGTTGGCGAGATGACACTCGCTTTCGAGGGGCTGGAGATGACTGCTGAACCTGGCCTGACACTCACGATCTATACCGCAGAACCCGGTTCACCGTCGGCCGAGCGCATGCAACTGCTCGCCTCCTGGGCGGCCAGCGAATACCGAACGGTCGTCCAGCCCGCGTCCGAACGTACACGAAAGGACGGCTGA